The Ciceribacter thiooxidans genome window below encodes:
- a CDS encoding LarC family nickel insertion protein has product MHIHLDVLGGIAGDMFVAAMLGAWPELADTVETNLRLAGLEADVQAAFLAHDDGVLTGSRFDVRNVGSEQENPRAHADHHHRGHGDVHHHAHDHGHHHEHDHQGHDHGHHHTHWRDLRAMLDGSALPEDVKRAAIAIFQELAQAEAAVHGTDVDDVTFHEVGNWDSIADIVAAATLIEAVGAESWSVGSLPLGRGWVETDHGRLPVPAPATTLLLRGFAFHDDGRHGERVTPTGAAILRYLAPSSGTGPSPRVLDRTGIGFGTRRLPGMSNVLRVLAFSNEAAQQQVGVIQFEIDDQTGEELAVALDHIRAADGVIDVTQTPTFGKKGRIMASVQVLVRPDAIDVIGLLCLRQTTTLGLRSRIDTRTVLPRRAVTTTDGIRVKLADRPGGPTAKAEMDDAQTFDQSHKARAELRRRAEAEALEQKA; this is encoded by the coding sequence ATGCATATCCATCTTGATGTCCTCGGCGGCATTGCCGGCGATATGTTCGTCGCCGCGATGTTGGGCGCATGGCCCGAGCTGGCTGACACCGTAGAGACGAACCTACGTCTGGCCGGCCTGGAGGCGGACGTGCAAGCCGCTTTCCTGGCTCACGACGACGGCGTGCTGACCGGCAGCCGCTTTGACGTAAGAAACGTCGGCTCCGAACAGGAGAATCCTCGTGCTCACGCCGATCACCATCATCGCGGGCACGGAGATGTCCACCATCATGCTCACGACCATGGCCATCATCACGAACATGACCACCAAGGACACGATCACGGTCACCACCACACCCATTGGCGCGACCTTCGCGCCATGCTCGATGGCAGCGCGTTGCCCGAGGACGTGAAGCGTGCAGCCATTGCCATCTTCCAGGAGCTCGCTCAGGCCGAAGCTGCGGTGCATGGCACAGATGTCGACGACGTGACCTTTCACGAAGTCGGCAACTGGGATTCGATTGCCGATATTGTGGCGGCAGCGACGTTGATCGAGGCCGTAGGCGCCGAAAGCTGGTCGGTCGGATCGCTGCCACTTGGACGCGGCTGGGTGGAGACCGACCATGGCCGGCTGCCCGTTCCAGCTCCCGCTACGACGCTGCTGCTGCGCGGGTTCGCTTTCCATGACGACGGCCGCCATGGAGAACGCGTCACACCGACGGGCGCGGCGATCCTGCGCTATCTTGCGCCTTCGTCCGGTACCGGCCCCTCCCCCCGTGTGCTCGATCGCACCGGCATCGGCTTCGGCACAAGGCGCCTTCCCGGCATGAGCAATGTGCTGCGCGTGCTGGCCTTTTCGAATGAAGCAGCCCAGCAACAGGTCGGCGTCATCCAGTTCGAGATCGACGACCAGACCGGCGAGGAACTGGCGGTCGCCCTCGACCATATTCGCGCGGCCGACGGCGTCATCGACGTGACCCAGACGCCGACGTTCGGCAAGAAGGGCCGCATTATGGCCTCGGTTCAGGTTCTCGTGCGCCCCGATGCGATCGACGTGATCGGCCTGCTCTGCCTCCGGCAGACGACGACGCTCGGCCTGCGCAGCCGGATCGATACGCGCACGGTCCTGCCGCGGCGAGCGGTGACGACCACCGACGGCATAAGGGTGAAGCTTGCCGACCGGCCCGGCGGGCCGACGGCCAAAGCGGAAATGGACGACGCGCAAACCTTTGATCAGAGCCACAAAGCTCGCGCCGAGTTGCGCCGCCGGGCCGAGGCCGAGGCGCTGGAGCAAAAGGCATGA
- a CDS encoding adenine nucleotide alpha hydrolase produces MTTTESLIARLNAVFDSARPAAIAVSGGVDSMTLAFVAHRRMCADVTMFHAASAAVPVSATQRVKDYAVLHGWDLRIINAGEFADERYLANPSNRCFFCKSDLYGALSSLSDAQLFSGTNTDDLGDWRPGLKAAEANSVRHPFVEAGMSKADVRAMAAAHNLADLAELPSAPCLSSRIETALRIEPEILQAVDEVEMLLRRELSPDTVRCRVRQAGVVVELDEPTLSQLSDGSRARLASRISEAFGGSKPVDFQAYARGSAFLRERNA; encoded by the coding sequence ATGACCACAACAGAAAGCTTAATCGCCCGCCTCAATGCCGTGTTCGACAGCGCCCGTCCGGCTGCCATCGCGGTTTCTGGCGGAGTCGACAGCATGACGCTCGCCTTCGTGGCCCATCGTCGGATGTGCGCTGATGTGACCATGTTCCACGCCGCCTCGGCCGCCGTTCCAGTGAGCGCCACGCAGCGGGTCAAAGACTATGCAGTCCTCCATGGCTGGGACCTGCGGATCATCAATGCGGGGGAGTTTGCCGACGAACGCTATCTCGCCAATCCCTCCAACCGTTGCTTCTTCTGCAAATCAGATCTCTACGGCGCCCTGTCGTCGCTCTCGGACGCCCAGCTCTTCTCCGGAACGAACACGGACGATCTCGGCGACTGGCGCCCCGGCCTCAAGGCGGCCGAGGCCAACAGCGTGCGCCATCCGTTCGTGGAGGCCGGCATGTCCAAAGCTGATGTCCGGGCGATGGCGGCCGCGCATAATCTTGCCGATCTCGCCGAACTGCCTTCGGCGCCCTGCCTTTCGAGTCGCATTGAAACGGCTCTCAGGATCGAACCGGAGATCTTGCAAGCCGTGGACGAGGTCGAGATGCTGCTGCGGCGCGAGCTCTCACCGGACACGGTCCGTTGCCGGGTGCGGCAGGCCGGCGTGGTTGTCGAACTGGATGAACCGACGCTGTCGCAACTCTCGGACGGCAGTCGCGCGCGCCTGGCGAGCCGCATTTCAGAGGCTTTCGGAGGCTCAAAGCCGGTCGACTTCCAGGCATATGCCCGCGGCAGCGCTTTCTTGCGGGAGCGAAATGCATGA
- the larB gene encoding nickel pincer cofactor biosynthesis protein LarB, with protein MSEEVRLDFQRPERVGFDEAILCARKSDAQLATIMDHVLERGTRCLLTRLEAEVFGRIAPAYLERLDYDPISRTAYLNWNPPAEQEAPQIAVISAGTSDMPQAAEAIRTLTYLGAPTKQFIDIGVAGLWRLLERVEELRTFPVMVAVAGMDGALPSVLGGLVPGLIICLPTSTGYGVSNGGETALHAALASCAPGLTVVNIDNGYGAACAAFRALNMIRQAAVQEREVRSHAWPFR; from the coding sequence ATGAGCGAAGAAGTGCGGCTGGATTTCCAGCGCCCGGAGCGCGTGGGCTTCGATGAAGCGATACTCTGCGCCCGGAAATCCGATGCGCAGCTTGCCACGATCATGGACCACGTGCTGGAGCGCGGCACGCGGTGTCTGTTGACTAGGCTCGAGGCGGAGGTCTTCGGCCGCATCGCGCCCGCCTATCTCGAACGATTGGACTACGATCCAATCTCCCGGACAGCATACTTGAACTGGAACCCACCGGCCGAACAGGAAGCGCCCCAGATCGCAGTCATATCGGCCGGCACTTCCGACATGCCGCAAGCGGCCGAGGCCATACGCACGCTGACCTATCTCGGCGCGCCGACGAAACAGTTCATCGACATCGGCGTGGCAGGTCTGTGGCGGCTCCTGGAGCGGGTCGAGGAATTGCGGACCTTTCCCGTCATGGTGGCCGTCGCAGGCATGGACGGCGCGCTTCCGAGCGTCCTGGGCGGTCTCGTGCCGGGTCTCATCATCTGCCTGCCGACCTCGACCGGTTACGGCGTTTCCAATGGAGGCGAGACTGCCCTGCATGCTGCACTGGCCTCGTGCGCGCCGGGACTGACGGTCGTCAACATCGACAATGGCTACGGCGCGGCCTGTGCCGCGTTTCGCGCTCTCAACATGATCCGCCAAGCGGCGGTCCAAGAGCGCGAGGTACGTTCGCATGCGTGGCCTTTTCGATGA
- the tpa gene encoding hypotaurine--pyruvate aminotransferase Tpa, translating to MSLNLKQNDLSHVVAADREHVWHHLSQHKQYETADPRVFVEGRGLKLWDANGKEYLDAVSGGVWTVNVGYGRESIANAVRDQLIKLNYYAGAAGNVPAALFAQKLIEKMPGLARVYYSNSGSEANEKAFKMVRQIAARHHNGKKWKILYRERDYHGTTIGTLASSGQPQRAEQYGPYPDGFIMVPHCLEYRKQWDVEKYGERAADAIEEVIRREGPDTIGAIILEPVTAGGGVITPPEGYWQRVQEICRKHEILIIIDEVVCGLGRTGSWFGYQQYDIKPDIVTMAKGVASGYAAISCTVTTERVFEMFKDAPQDSMSYFRDISTFGGCTAGPVAALENMRIIEDEGLLENTTRMGERTLANLNALMEKHSVIGDVRGKGLFCGAELVADRQSREPADEKLVQAVVADCLGQGVIIGATNRSLNGLNNTLCLSPALVATSNDVDRITDAIDRALTNVFGC from the coding sequence ATGTCCCTCAACCTGAAGCAAAACGACCTTTCTCACGTGGTTGCCGCCGACCGCGAGCATGTCTGGCATCATCTGAGCCAGCACAAACAGTATGAAACTGCCGATCCAAGGGTGTTTGTCGAGGGGAGGGGCCTGAAGCTCTGGGATGCGAATGGCAAGGAATATCTCGACGCCGTCTCCGGTGGCGTCTGGACGGTCAATGTCGGCTATGGACGTGAGAGCATTGCCAATGCTGTGCGCGACCAGCTTATCAAACTGAACTACTACGCCGGGGCGGCCGGCAATGTGCCTGCAGCACTCTTCGCACAGAAGCTGATCGAAAAAATGCCGGGCTTGGCCCGCGTCTATTATTCGAACTCGGGTTCTGAGGCCAACGAGAAAGCCTTCAAGATGGTTCGGCAGATCGCTGCGCGCCATCACAACGGCAAGAAGTGGAAGATCCTCTACCGCGAACGGGACTATCACGGCACGACCATCGGAACGCTCGCGTCGTCTGGCCAACCGCAACGGGCCGAGCAATATGGTCCCTATCCTGATGGTTTCATCATGGTTCCGCACTGCCTCGAATACCGCAAACAATGGGATGTCGAAAAGTATGGCGAACGGGCCGCGGATGCTATCGAGGAGGTAATCCGACGTGAAGGACCGGATACAATCGGCGCGATTATCCTTGAGCCAGTGACTGCGGGTGGTGGGGTCATTACGCCGCCCGAAGGCTATTGGCAACGCGTCCAGGAGATCTGCCGGAAACACGAGATTCTGATCATCATTGACGAGGTGGTCTGCGGCTTGGGCCGCACGGGCTCGTGGTTCGGCTATCAGCAATACGACATCAAGCCGGATATCGTGACGATGGCAAAAGGTGTGGCATCGGGTTATGCGGCGATCTCCTGCACGGTCACGACTGAACGCGTCTTCGAGATGTTTAAGGACGCGCCGCAGGATTCGATGAGCTATTTCCGTGATATCTCGACGTTCGGCGGTTGCACGGCCGGACCAGTCGCAGCTCTCGAAAACATGCGGATCATAGAAGATGAAGGGCTGCTGGAGAACACCACGCGCATGGGCGAGCGAACCTTGGCGAACCTCAACGCACTGATGGAAAAGCACAGTGTGATCGGCGATGTGCGCGGTAAGGGCCTCTTCTGCGGTGCCGAACTCGTTGCCGATCGACAGTCCAGAGAACCGGCGGATGAGAAGCTGGTCCAGGCCGTCGTCGCGGATTGCCTCGGCCAAGGGGTTATCATTGGCGCGACAAACCGTTCTTTAAATGGGCTCAATAACACATTATGCCTGTCGCCGGCTCTGGTCGCGACGTCCAACGATGTCGACCGCATCACCGACGCTATTGACCGTGCATTGACAAATGTATTCGGCTGCTGA
- a CDS encoding SDR family NAD(P)-dependent oxidoreductase: MRFKNKVVVVTGGAGGIGSAISARFASEGAHVIVTDMDGKRADATAGEIVAKGGKARAFASDISTPSGCLAIVDNIMAAEERIDVLCNNAGINRRGSLLSLTPDDWRLSFAVNVDAMFHLCQAALPHMIEAGGGAIVNTASQWGLHPAPDHIAYNVTKAAVASFTQNLARDYAPYKIRVNAVCPGEIHTPMLEAGVKRSGRTIADLDKLVPFGRIGQPEEVAAVVAFLASDEAAFMCGSLVEITGAQAVA, encoded by the coding sequence ATGCGCTTCAAAAATAAGGTTGTCGTTGTGACCGGAGGTGCGGGTGGTATCGGAAGCGCAATCAGCGCGCGCTTTGCGTCCGAGGGTGCGCACGTCATCGTCACCGACATGGACGGCAAGCGAGCAGATGCGACGGCAGGAGAGATCGTGGCGAAGGGCGGCAAGGCGCGAGCCTTTGCGAGTGACATCTCCACCCCCAGCGGTTGCCTGGCCATCGTGGACAACATCATGGCAGCCGAAGAACGTATCGATGTCCTCTGCAACAATGCCGGCATCAACCGTCGTGGCAGTCTGCTTTCGCTGACGCCGGACGACTGGCGTCTGAGCTTTGCCGTCAACGTCGACGCGATGTTCCACCTCTGTCAGGCGGCCCTTCCGCATATGATCGAGGCCGGCGGCGGCGCGATCGTCAACACCGCGTCGCAATGGGGTCTTCACCCGGCGCCGGACCATATCGCCTACAACGTGACGAAGGCGGCGGTGGCAAGCTTTACGCAGAACCTTGCCCGCGATTACGCACCATACAAGATCCGTGTCAATGCTGTCTGCCCCGGCGAAATACACACCCCCATGCTCGAGGCAGGGGTAAAGCGCTCCGGCCGTACTATCGCGGATCTCGACAAGCTCGTGCCGTTCGGCCGCATCGGCCAGCCCGAAGAGGTCGCGGCTGTCGTCGCCTTTCTGGCCTCCGACGAAGCTGCCTTCATGTGCGGCTCGCTGGTGGAAATCACTGGCGCACAAGCGGTCGCCTGA
- a CDS encoding SDR family NAD(P)-dependent oxidoreductase, whose protein sequence is MNLSGQSILVTGATGAIGQAICRALVADGANVVVHYSRNQAAAEALVRALNGRGSCIQADLAALEGPATLWDRAIGIAGKLTGLVNNAGIRSEVSVDASMDEWQQVWAREMRVNFLAAVDLSKLAIGHFRRHCGGRIINIASRAGQRGYASSSMAYGASKAALINLTKSIAQSHGHEGVTAVALAPGWVRTDMAGAYIAEHGEAAALAGIPVGRLAEPDEIGELVSFAFRPWQVSLNGAVLDMNGGSYLR, encoded by the coding sequence ATGAATTTGTCTGGCCAATCCATCCTCGTGACCGGTGCGACCGGTGCCATTGGTCAGGCGATCTGCCGCGCGCTCGTGGCCGATGGTGCGAATGTCGTTGTTCACTATAGTCGAAATCAGGCCGCCGCAGAGGCGCTGGTCAGGGCACTGAACGGGCGAGGCTCGTGTATACAGGCGGACTTAGCGGCCCTCGAGGGCCCCGCGACCCTCTGGGATCGGGCCATAGGCATTGCCGGCAAGCTGACAGGTCTGGTCAACAACGCCGGCATTCGCTCTGAGGTCTCCGTGGATGCGTCGATGGATGAATGGCAGCAGGTTTGGGCGCGTGAAATGCGGGTCAATTTCCTGGCGGCCGTTGATTTATCGAAGCTTGCAATCGGTCATTTCCGCAGGCATTGCGGCGGACGGATCATCAACATCGCGAGCCGTGCAGGTCAGCGCGGTTACGCCTCCAGCTCCATGGCATACGGCGCTTCGAAGGCTGCTCTGATCAACCTCACCAAATCGATTGCACAAAGCCACGGACATGAGGGCGTGACGGCGGTGGCTCTGGCCCCCGGCTGGGTACGCACCGACATGGCTGGAGCGTATATCGCCGAACACGGCGAAGCAGCTGCGCTCGCCGGCATCCCCGTCGGTCGGCTCGCCGAACCCGATGAGATCGGTGAACTCGTTTCATTCGCCTTCCGACCTTGGCAGGTATCGCTCAACGGCGCGGTGCTGGACATGAACGGCGGCAGCTATCTGAGGTAG
- a CDS encoding proline racemase family protein — MTFDKALDILLVHCQGESGNVLLGGAPDVPGATILDKLNHLNNVDPTLRLFLTREPRAQVVHTTNLLLPPTRPDADAAFIVLQPDRAHPMSGSNCICVVTALLETGRVVMTEPETIVRLDTAAGLIVARARCENGRCLSVSLDNVPAFVHQLDVVIETPKWGRIIGDIAFGGVFYAQIDVDQVGLKIVPESARALAEAGTEIKALLAEQVKVEHPEIPGLNEIAYVMFRDYQPDGSVVTCTTLKPGRVDRSPCGTGSSANLAILHARGQAKTGDKRISRSIIGGEFTAEILGETMVGGHPAVLPRITGQGYVFGRQQLRLDPQDSFAEGFALSDTWGPQVGEL, encoded by the coding sequence ATGACCTTCGACAAGGCGCTCGATATCCTTCTTGTCCATTGCCAGGGCGAAAGCGGCAATGTTCTCCTCGGTGGCGCGCCCGATGTTCCGGGCGCAACCATTCTCGACAAGCTGAACCATCTGAACAATGTGGATCCGACCCTGCGGCTATTCTTGACGCGCGAGCCGCGCGCCCAGGTGGTCCACACGACCAACCTGCTTCTGCCACCGACCCGGCCGGATGCCGATGCAGCTTTCATCGTGCTGCAGCCGGATCGTGCTCACCCGATGTCGGGCTCCAACTGCATCTGCGTGGTGACCGCGCTTCTGGAAACCGGCCGCGTCGTGATGACGGAGCCGGAAACCATCGTCCGGCTTGACACGGCGGCCGGGCTGATTGTCGCTCGGGCGCGGTGCGAAAACGGCCGCTGCCTGTCGGTGAGCCTCGACAACGTCCCGGCCTTCGTCCATCAGCTCGATGTCGTCATCGAGACACCGAAGTGGGGCCGGATCATTGGCGATATCGCCTTCGGCGGCGTCTTCTATGCGCAGATCGACGTCGATCAGGTCGGGCTGAAGATCGTGCCGGAATCGGCCCGTGCGCTTGCGGAGGCGGGCACCGAAATCAAGGCGCTTTTGGCGGAGCAGGTCAAGGTAGAGCATCCGGAAATTCCCGGCCTGAACGAGATCGCCTATGTGATGTTCCGCGACTATCAGCCGGATGGCTCAGTCGTCACTTGCACGACGCTCAAGCCGGGCAGGGTGGATCGATCGCCCTGCGGCACGGGCTCGTCGGCCAATTTGGCAATCTTGCATGCGCGAGGTCAGGCCAAGACCGGCGACAAACGAATCTCGCGCAGCATTATTGGTGGCGAGTTTACCGCCGAAATTCTTGGCGAGACGATGGTCGGAGGTCATCCTGCCGTTCTGCCCCGGATTACCGGGCAAGGCTATGTCTTCGGCCGTCAGCAATTGCGGCTCGATCCGCAGGACAGTTTCGCAGAAGGCTTTGCCCTCTCGGACACCTGGGGCCCGCAGGTGGGTGAGCTATGA
- a CDS encoding aldehyde dehydrogenase family protein — protein MQNKLFIDGQWVAPADGTMLPVIDPATEEVFHHIPAAGAAEAEAAVKAAREAFDNGPWPRLSGKERAKYLRAMAQGIRDRLPELARLETRDNGKPLPESEWDLADAAGCFDFYADLAEELDGEVEEVKLADARFVSKAVREPLGVAVAIVPWNYPLLMASWKVAPALAAGCTMILKPAETTSLTALELGAIAEAAGLPKGVLNILSGKGSVVGQALVDHPQVDKVAFTGSGPVGSRIMAAGAKDIKRISLELGGKSPFVVFADSDIEKAVEWIMFGIFWNQGQVCSATSRVLVEAPLYPKLLERLIEEAKKIKIGNGLDEGTLLGPLVNKGQYEDVLRHIDRAVEQGATVACGGKHEGFNRGFWVAPTILTDMALDSDAWVEEIFGPVVCIRPFETEDEAIHLANDSRFGLAAAVMSDDDARAERVAAALRAGIVWINCSQPTFTEAPWGGYKQSGTGRELGRWGLDNYLETKQITRLVSDEPWGWYLK, from the coding sequence ATGCAGAACAAGCTTTTCATCGATGGCCAGTGGGTCGCGCCTGCAGACGGAACCATGCTCCCGGTGATCGATCCGGCAACCGAAGAGGTCTTTCACCATATTCCCGCCGCCGGTGCGGCCGAGGCCGAGGCGGCCGTGAAGGCGGCCCGCGAGGCCTTCGATAACGGGCCTTGGCCGCGTCTTTCCGGCAAGGAGCGCGCAAAATATCTGCGCGCTATGGCGCAAGGGATCCGCGACCGTCTGCCGGAACTGGCGCGCCTGGAAACCCGTGACAACGGCAAACCGCTACCTGAATCCGAATGGGACCTGGCAGACGCAGCCGGCTGTTTCGATTTTTATGCCGATCTTGCCGAGGAACTGGATGGCGAGGTCGAGGAGGTCAAACTGGCCGATGCGCGCTTCGTCTCGAAGGCCGTGCGCGAGCCGCTCGGCGTTGCCGTCGCCATTGTTCCCTGGAACTATCCGCTGCTCATGGCCTCGTGGAAGGTCGCGCCCGCGCTTGCGGCCGGCTGCACGATGATCCTGAAGCCCGCCGAGACCACGTCGCTGACGGCGCTGGAGCTTGGCGCGATCGCCGAGGCCGCCGGGCTGCCGAAGGGCGTCTTGAACATCCTGTCCGGCAAGGGGTCGGTCGTCGGCCAGGCGCTCGTCGATCACCCGCAAGTCGACAAAGTCGCTTTCACCGGTTCCGGCCCGGTCGGCTCGCGCATCATGGCCGCTGGCGCCAAGGATATCAAACGCATCAGCCTCGAGCTTGGCGGCAAGTCGCCCTTCGTCGTCTTCGCCGACAGCGACATCGAGAAGGCCGTCGAATGGATCATGTTCGGCATTTTCTGGAACCAGGGCCAGGTCTGCTCGGCCACCTCACGAGTTCTTGTCGAAGCGCCTCTCTACCCGAAGCTGTTGGAGCGGCTGATCGAGGAAGCGAAGAAGATCAAGATCGGCAACGGTCTCGACGAAGGCACGCTGCTCGGCCCGCTCGTCAACAAGGGCCAGTACGAGGATGTCCTGCGTCACATCGATCGCGCCGTCGAGCAGGGTGCGACGGTCGCCTGCGGCGGCAAGCACGAGGGATTTAACAGAGGTTTCTGGGTCGCACCGACGATCCTCACCGACATGGCGCTCGACAGCGATGCTTGGGTCGAGGAGATCTTCGGCCCCGTCGTCTGCATCCGTCCCTTCGAGACGGAGGACGAGGCGATCCACCTTGCCAACGACAGCCGTTTCGGCCTTGCCGCTGCGGTCATGTCGGACGACGACGCGCGCGCCGAACGCGTCGCGGCCGCTTTGCGCGCCGGCATCGTGTGGATCAACTGCTCGCAGCCGACTTTCACCGAGGCGCCGTGGGGCGGCTACAAGCAGTCCGGCACCGGCCGGGAACTCGGTCGCTGGGGCCTCGACAACTATCTGGAGACCAAGCAGATCACTCGCCTCGTGAGCGATGAGCCTTGGGGATGGTATCTGAAATGA
- a CDS encoding SDR family oxidoreductase yields MTKKVCLITGGGKGMGAAVAREMHARGYKLALMSPSENCETLAAELGGVARRGVAQSGDDLKGIFDLAMSTHGRIDAVLNHTGHPPKGDLLDITDENWDLANDMIVKSVIRMARLVTPVMEAQGGGSIVNITTYAAFEPSLWFPASCVYRAGVSSFTKLYSDRYGPKNIRMNCLLPGFTDSLDVGKFADLTALKRIGKVEEQAKAAAFLLSDDSSYITGQSLRVDGGLTRHM; encoded by the coding sequence ATGACAAAAAAGGTTTGTCTGATCACCGGCGGCGGTAAGGGCATGGGCGCGGCCGTTGCGCGCGAAATGCATGCACGCGGTTATAAGCTCGCCCTGATGTCGCCGTCAGAGAACTGCGAGACACTCGCCGCCGAACTGGGCGGCGTCGCGCGGCGCGGTGTGGCCCAAAGCGGCGATGATCTCAAGGGCATTTTTGATCTGGCGATGTCGACGCATGGCAGGATCGACGCGGTGCTCAACCACACGGGTCATCCGCCGAAGGGCGACCTCCTCGACATTACCGACGAGAACTGGGATCTCGCCAACGACATGATCGTCAAGTCGGTCATTCGCATGGCTCGCCTGGTGACGCCGGTGATGGAGGCGCAGGGCGGCGGCTCCATCGTCAACATCACCACCTACGCGGCATTCGAGCCTTCCCTGTGGTTCCCTGCCTCCTGCGTCTACCGAGCCGGCGTCTCGTCATTCACCAAGCTCTATTCCGATCGCTACGGCCCGAAGAACATCCGGATGAACTGCCTGCTTCCAGGCTTCACCGACAGCCTCGATGTCGGAAAATTCGCGGATCTGACCGCGCTGAAGCGCATTGGCAAGGTCGAGGAACAGGCCAAGGCCGCAGCTTTCCTGCTCAGCGATGATTCAAGCTACATCACCGGCCAGAGCCTTCGGGTCGATGGCGGTCTAACGCGTCACATGTGA
- a CDS encoding NAD(P)/FAD-dependent oxidoreductase — protein MTTVVVGAGIIGTTIAYELQRRGRRVILLDKGEIGGGASYGNMASIAVTEFMPASRPSIWKQIPGWMLDPEGPVRVRPGYMPKLLPWFARFVAASRPGKLRQLEADGAVLCKRVYDDLLPLLRETGLEGELTEEGCLSLYSDEAEFRADREHIEILERFGFPFKRLTGSEARELEPELSENIGVAVHFPENRSLRDPHRLVQALADRFLARGGEFRRGAVAGFDRSGRITAVRLVGGDPIAADEVVICAGAYSGLLSKMLGEPIPLETERGYHTQIMSPGISMRHSIIWPARAFMVTPTAGGIRVGGTVEMAGLDAAPDYRRSKITVRRAQAALPNLRCEDFSEWMGHRPAFPDTVPVMSASAKVPGVFYATGHGHLGVTYAATTARLMADLITGATPPIDMRPYRIDRF, from the coding sequence ATGACCACTGTGGTCGTCGGCGCAGGCATTATCGGGACCACCATCGCGTACGAACTGCAAAGGCGGGGGCGACGGGTAATCCTGCTCGACAAGGGCGAAATCGGAGGCGGTGCGTCCTACGGCAACATGGCCTCGATTGCGGTCACCGAGTTCATGCCGGCCTCGCGGCCGTCGATCTGGAAGCAAATCCCCGGCTGGATGCTGGACCCGGAAGGCCCGGTCCGTGTCCGCCCGGGCTATATGCCAAAACTTCTTCCCTGGTTCGCCCGCTTTGTCGCGGCGTCGCGGCCAGGAAAGCTGCGCCAGCTCGAAGCCGACGGGGCTGTACTGTGCAAGCGCGTCTACGACGACCTGCTGCCGCTGTTGCGCGAGACCGGCCTGGAAGGGGAACTGACCGAGGAGGGCTGCCTGTCGCTCTACAGCGACGAGGCGGAGTTTCGCGCCGATCGCGAGCATATCGAGATCCTGGAGCGTTTCGGCTTTCCGTTCAAGCGCCTGACGGGTTCTGAGGCACGGGAACTGGAACCGGAACTGTCGGAAAATATCGGCGTAGCCGTGCACTTTCCCGAAAACCGCAGCCTGCGCGACCCGCATCGACTTGTGCAGGCCCTTGCTGATCGCTTCCTCGCACGCGGTGGCGAATTCCGCCGCGGCGCAGTGGCGGGCTTCGACCGCTCCGGCCGCATCACCGCCGTCCGCCTTGTCGGAGGTGACCCGATCGCTGCCGATGAGGTCGTGATCTGCGCTGGCGCCTATTCCGGCCTGTTGTCGAAGATGCTTGGCGAGCCGATACCGCTCGAGACCGAGCGCGGCTATCACACCCAGATCATGTCGCCCGGCATCTCGATGCGTCACTCGATTATCTGGCCTGCTCGCGCCTTCATGGTCACGCCGACGGCGGGCGGTATCCGCGTCGGCGGCACGGTGGAGATGGCTGGGCTCGATGCAGCACCCGATTACCGCCGTTCGAAGATAACGGTGCGGCGTGCGCAGGCGGCCTTGCCGAACCTGCGCTGCGAGGATTTTTCCGAGTGGATGGGTCATCGTCCTGCCTTTCCGGACACCGTTCCCGTGATGTCCGCCTCGGCGAAGGTGCCGGGTGTGTTTTACGCCACCGGGCACGGCCATCTCGGCGTCACCTACGCGGCAACGACCGCACGCCTTATGGCCGATCTAATCACCGGGGCGACGCCACCCATCGACATGCGTCCCTATCGCATCGACCGCTTTTGA